In the Deltaproteobacteria bacterium genome, one interval contains:
- the secF gene encoding protein translocase subunit SecF: MEFISPKVNIDFVKKMKMAAVISCIIIVIGIISLIAHGGPRWGIEFKGGTSIQVLFKKPVSAVSLRMSLKEAGFPKTKIQKIGRGNEFLIYSAKSSSGVKNVADGIKQALKSSYGSDFEIRKVDIIGPKISKDLKKKGITAMVIAVFAILVYVGLRFQFRFATGAVFALIHDVLITITVLSLFNFEFTLDIIAALLMIIGYSLNDTIVVFDRIRERVRMAKKISKKLAINRGINEVLSRTILTSLTTFFIILCLFFLGGGVIHGFAFALLIGILSGTYSSIFIASPMLLVFKGELLPPPKEINLQEKFKVSPD, from the coding sequence ATGGAGTTTATAAGCCCTAAGGTGAATATAGATTTTGTGAAGAAAATGAAAATGGCAGCGGTGATTTCTTGTATCATCATAGTTATAGGTATAATCTCTTTAATTGCTCATGGTGGTCCCAGGTGGGGTATTGAATTCAAAGGGGGTACATCCATTCAGGTTTTATTTAAAAAACCTGTTTCTGCGGTTTCTTTAAGGATGAGTTTAAAAGAGGCAGGATTTCCTAAAACAAAGATTCAGAAAATTGGAAGGGGGAATGAATTCCTTATATATAGTGCAAAATCTTCATCTGGTGTAAAGAATGTTGCAGATGGGATAAAGCAGGCCTTGAAAAGTTCCTATGGAAGTGATTTTGAGATAAGAAAGGTAGATATAATAGGTCCAAAAATTAGCAAAGATTTAAAGAAAAAAGGTATTACGGCGATGGTTATAGCTGTTTTTGCTATACTCGTTTATGTGGGGTTGAGATTTCAATTCAGGTTTGCTACAGGAGCGGTTTTCGCTTTAATACATGATGTGCTGATCACTATTACCGTTCTTTCCTTATTTAATTTTGAGTTCACATTGGATATTATCGCTGCACTTTTAATGATCATAGGCTATTCTTTGAATGATACGATAGTGGTATTTGATAGGATTAGGGAAAGAGTGAGAATGGCAAAAAAGATATCCAAGAAACTGGCAATAAACAGAGGAATTAACGAGGTATTATCCAGGACAATTCTTACCTCTCTCACCACATTTTTTATTATACTCTGTCTTTTTTTCTTGGGCGGTGGAGTAATTCATGGCTTTGCTTTTGCCTTGCTTATCGGAATATTATCAGGAACATACTCCTCCATTTTTATTGCCAGCCCCATGCTTCTTGTATTCAAGGGCGAGCTTTTACCTCCTCCAAAGGAAATTAACCTGCAAGAGAAGTTTAAAGTTTCCCCTGATTGA
- a CDS encoding winged helix-turn-helix transcriptional regulator, translating to MRRGGCHLVFPRDQRGVLFFALASDQRLRIIQFLKSGEKHTYEIVNFLRLHPSVVSRHLSILYDVGIVMAKRERDGYIWSIGTDNVFKLLSCANEILQEKRKKEDNF from the coding sequence ATGCGGAGAGGCGGCTGCCATTTAGTTTTTCCTCGTGATCAAAGAGGTGTTCTATTTTTTGCATTGGCGAGTGACCAGCGTTTGCGAATTATACAGTTTTTAAAGAGCGGGGAAAAACATACATACGAAATTGTTAATTTTTTAAGACTCCATCCTTCGGTTGTTTCTCGTCATTTGAGTATTTTATATGATGTAGGAATTGTAATGGCAAAAAGAGAAAGAGATGGTTATATATGGTCAATAGGGACAGATAATGTATTTAAGCTGCTATCCTGTGCAAACGAGATATTGCAGGAAAAAAGAAAAAAAGAAGACAATTTTTAA
- a CDS encoding DUF5320 domain-containing protein, protein MPGGDRTGPLGLGARTGRGLGYCAGFGGPGFSACRGWGRGFGWRRSEAFYPPYNAPTPYRPPSSAEERDYVEREIKALREQITSLEKRLDELKKSEEK, encoded by the coding sequence ATGCCAGGTGGAGATAGAACAGGCCCTTTAGGGTTAGGAGCAAGAACAGGAAGAGGGTTAGGATACTGCGCAGGTTTTGGTGGCCCTGGTTTCTCTGCGTGCAGAGGATGGGGCAGAGGATTCGGATGGAGACGGTCTGAAGCATTTTACCCGCCCTACAACGCACCTACACCTTACCGTCCACCTTCAAGCGCGGAAGAGAGAGATTATGTCGAAAGAGAAATTAAAGCATTAAGAGAACAAATTACAAGCTTAGAAAAAAGATTGGACGAGCTAAAAAAAAGTGAGGAAAAGTGA
- the ispD gene encoding 2-C-methyl-D-erythritol 4-phosphate cytidylyltransferase, whose product MVSVIIVAAGIGQRFREKKQFVKIELKPLIAYTVDRFNKNENIDEIIVVIGERDKTVMQQIIEKYDFNKVRKIISGGKRRIDSVYQGIKACSKDTSVCLVHDGVRPNVSERIINEIVKKAQRNAVICGIKPRDTVKMVEGSKMHTLNRKSLILSQTPQGFPFNLFLAAIKRAIEQDKDFTDDAAIWEWFYNGEIDIVEGDRMNIKITYKEDMELEKCLLKLV is encoded by the coding sequence ATGGTTAGTGTTATAATAGTTGCTGCTGGGATAGGACAGAGGTTTAGAGAAAAAAAGCAGTTTGTGAAAATTGAGTTAAAACCTCTCATTGCTTATACAGTAGATAGATTTAATAAGAATGAGAACATAGACGAAATAATAGTTGTAATTGGAGAAAGAGATAAAACTGTTATGCAACAGATCATAGAAAAATATGATTTCAATAAAGTAAGAAAAATAATTAGTGGGGGGAAAAGGAGGATTGATTCTGTTTATCAAGGAATAAAAGCTTGTTCGAAAGATACATCCGTGTGTCTTGTTCATGATGGTGTAAGACCAAATGTAAGCGAAAGAATAATAAATGAGATAGTAAAAAAGGCACAGAGAAATGCCGTTATTTGCGGTATAAAACCCAGGGATACAGTAAAAATGGTGGAAGGCAGTAAAATGCATACTTTAAATAGAAAATCGCTTATTTTATCCCAAACTCCGCAAGGTTTTCCCTTTAATTTGTTTTTGGCTGCTATAAAAAGAGCCATTGAACAAGATAAAGATTTCACTGATGATGCAGCTATATGGGAATGGTTTTATAATGGTGAAATAGACATAGTGGAGGGGGACAGGATGAACATAAAGATTACTTACAAAGAAGATATGGAATTGGAAAAATGTCTTTTAAAGTTGGTATAG
- a CDS encoding NifB/NifX family molybdenum-iron cluster-binding protein, which translates to MILAFACDDEKGLDGVVAYHFGRCPYYTFVEVEEEKIKDVKVEETPFLDSHQMGDVPNYIAQHRANVIFTGGMGPKAQEYFSSLGVKPVIGVYGKVKDVLNSYLKGNITQEAIPKEIPSETTENDELKRLKKEVQFLKEKLLKLKEKEVSG; encoded by the coding sequence ATGATTTTGGCTTTTGCTTGTGATGATGAAAAAGGGTTGGATGGTGTGGTAGCATATCATTTTGGGAGATGTCCCTATTACACATTTGTAGAGGTGGAAGAAGAGAAAATAAAAGATGTAAAAGTGGAAGAAACACCGTTTTTAGATTCCCACCAGATGGGTGATGTGCCCAATTACATTGCGCAGCACAGAGCAAATGTTATCTTTACGGGTGGCATGGGACCGAAAGCACAAGAGTACTTCAGCTCTCTTGGGGTCAAACCTGTAATAGGTGTATATGGTAAAGTAAAAGATGTTTTAAATAGCTACTTGAAAGGGAATATTACTCAAGAAGCTATTCCAAAAGAAATTCCATCTGAAACCACAGAAAATGACGAATTGAAAAGATTAAAAAAAGAAGTGCAGTTTTTAAAGGAAAAGTTATTAAAGCTTAAAGAAAAAGAAGTAAGCGGGTAA
- the secD gene encoding protein translocase subunit SecD, producing the protein MQKSVLVRLIIIAIILILFVVYAIPTFVKNKSSLPSFFPEKIVHLGLDLKGGMHLVLGVDTEKAVETIVERAARQLRIQLDKEKIAYNEVTPKKAEISISLIDPLDKGKLLELIDRNYPHYTIVKETLPIVIKLDKKAVAKIHTDVVEQALSIIRNRVDQFGVAEPTILKYGKDNIIVELPGIKNPARAVRLIGKMARLELKLVDEKADITEALQGNLPEDDELLYQIKRDPYTGETEKIPMVVKRDTIISGEMLKSARVSFGQTLNQPHVTFDLNSEGAGIFAQFTGSHVGKRLAIVLDNIIYSAPVIQERIGGGTGQITGSFTTKEAHDLAIVLRSGSLPAPVNVLENITVGPSLGKDSIKKGAMSAFAGAVLVVLFMIFYYRASGLLADFALILNIIIIFGALAMFGATLTLPGLAGIALTIGMAVDANVLIFERIREELRIGRAIHDAINTGYKRATLTIFDANITTLIATLVLYQFGTGPIRGFAVTLSIGIIANMFTAIVVTKFIYDIVLMKFSPKKLSI; encoded by the coding sequence ATGCAAAAGAGTGTTCTTGTCAGATTAATAATCATTGCTATTATTCTTATATTGTTTGTTGTTTATGCTATTCCTACTTTTGTAAAGAATAAGAGTTCTTTGCCTTCTTTTTTCCCAGAAAAAATAGTTCATTTAGGCCTGGATTTAAAAGGTGGAATGCACCTGGTTTTAGGTGTAGATACTGAAAAAGCAGTAGAGACCATTGTAGAAAGGGCGGCTCGTCAACTAAGAATACAATTAGATAAAGAAAAAATAGCCTATAATGAAGTAACACCCAAAAAAGCTGAAATAAGTATCAGCCTTATTGACCCCTTGGATAAGGGTAAATTGTTGGAATTGATAGATAGAAATTACCCCCATTATACGATAGTGAAAGAAACGTTACCTATTGTGATAAAATTAGATAAAAAGGCAGTGGCAAAGATCCATACTGATGTTGTAGAACAAGCATTAAGTATAATACGAAACAGGGTAGACCAGTTTGGCGTAGCTGAACCTACAATTTTGAAATATGGGAAAGACAATATTATCGTTGAACTTCCTGGTATTAAAAATCCTGCAAGAGCAGTGAGACTCATCGGCAAAATGGCAAGATTAGAGTTAAAACTCGTTGATGAAAAGGCAGATATAACAGAGGCCTTACAAGGAAATCTACCCGAAGATGATGAACTACTTTATCAGATAAAACGGGATCCATATACGGGGGAGACGGAAAAGATACCTATGGTGGTAAAGAGGGATACCATAATAAGCGGTGAGATGCTGAAAAGCGCGCGAGTAAGCTTCGGTCAAACCTTAAACCAACCTCATGTAACTTTTGATTTGAACTCTGAAGGGGCAGGCATCTTTGCGCAGTTTACAGGCAGTCATGTGGGCAAAAGATTAGCTATTGTATTGGATAATATTATTTATTCTGCACCTGTTATCCAGGAGCGCATTGGTGGAGGAACAGGGCAGATTACGGGGAGTTTTACCACCAAAGAGGCACATGATTTAGCTATTGTTTTGAGAAGTGGATCATTGCCAGCACCGGTAAATGTATTGGAAAACATTACTGTTGGTCCCTCGCTGGGGAAAGATTCTATAAAAAAAGGTGCAATGTCGGCTTTTGCAGGTGCTGTTTTAGTTGTTCTGTTCATGATCTTTTACTACCGTGCATCCGGTCTTCTGGCTGATTTTGCCCTTATCCTAAATATCATCATTATATTTGGCGCATTGGCTATGTTTGGTGCTACACTGACCTTGCCTGGATTGGCAGGAATTGCTTTAACTATCGGTATGGCTGTGGATGCAAATGTGCTTATATTTGAAAGAATAAGAGAGGAATTACGAATAGGCAGAGCTATACATGATGCTATAAATACCGGATATAAACGTGCCACCTTGACCATATTTGATGCTAATATTACAACCCTTATCGCAACATTGGTACTTTATCAATTTGGAACAGGCCCTATCAGAGGGTTTGCTGTTACCTTAAGTATCGGCATTATAGCCAATATGTTTACAGCTATTGTGGTAACCAAATTTATCTATGATATTGTGTTGATGAAATTCTCACCTAAGAAACTCAGCATATAG
- a CDS encoding sodium/proton-translocating pyrophosphatase has product MESMVFYAPLLGVIGLFIAWIIFTYVRKQPMGNPCMQEIAGLVRVGAAAFLKREYTALSIFI; this is encoded by the coding sequence ATGGAGAGCATGGTATTTTATGCACCGTTGTTAGGTGTCATAGGCTTGTTTATTGCGTGGATAATTTTCACTTATGTAAGGAAACAACCAATGGGTAATCCCTGCATGCAGGAGATCGCCGGGCTTGTTCGTGTAGGCGCAGCGGCGTTTTTGAAGAGGGAATACACCGCTTTATCTATCTTTATAAT
- a CDS encoding 2-C-methyl-D-erythritol 2,4-cyclodiphosphate synthase: MSFKVGIGFDAHQFTEGRKLILGGVRIDHPLGLDGWSDADVLTHAICDALLGAAGMDDIGTHFPNVEQYKDTSSVMFLEEIRKMLDKKGFHICNIDATIIAQEPKISLYKKDMKENIAYTLKIKIDQINIKATTTDKMGFTGRGEGIAVLAIVGLGM, from the coding sequence ATGTCTTTTAAAGTTGGTATAGGATTTGATGCCCACCAGTTCACTGAAGGAAGAAAATTAATCTTAGGTGGTGTACGGATAGATCACCCTTTGGGGCTTGATGGCTGGTCTGATGCTGATGTGTTGACACACGCTATCTGTGATGCACTACTGGGTGCAGCCGGAATGGATGATATTGGCACTCATTTTCCCAATGTTGAACAGTATAAAGATACATCCAGCGTGATGTTTCTTGAAGAGATAAGGAAAATGCTTGACAAAAAAGGATTCCATATATGCAATATAGATGCTACAATTATTGCTCAAGAACCTAAAATATCATTGTATAAAAAGGATATGAAAGAAAATATAGCTTATACTCTAAAAATAAAAATAGATCAGATTAACATAAAAGCAACAACAACGGATAAAATGGGTTTTACGGGAAGAGGTGAGGGTATAGCGGTCTTAGCTATAGTAGGACTGGGGATGTAA
- a CDS encoding DUF2905 domain-containing protein — MQGLGRLLIFVGIVVVVIGFLFVVFPKIPYIGKLPGDIYVKKDNFSFYFPLASCLILSIIVSLILYFLTKH; from the coding sequence ATGCAGGGATTAGGGAGATTACTTATTTTTGTAGGTATTGTGGTTGTTGTTATAGGGTTTTTATTTGTCGTTTTTCCAAAGATACCATATATCGGTAAGTTACCTGGAGATATATATGTAAAAAAAGACAATTTCAGTTTCTACTTTCCGCTTGCAAGTTGCCTTATTTTAAGTATAATCGTTTCACTGATTTTGTATTTTCTGACTAAACATTAA
- a CDS encoding Mrp/NBP35 family ATP-binding protein, producing MKERIMDELKKVKFPEHTKDVVSLGIVEDVEIGENGEVTVKGSLGIEDEITSQKLRSSITQALEKIEGVRKINVKIGKKNIVPRIKHIIGTTSGKGGVGKTTVSVNIALALAKLGQKVGILDTDIYGPNVPKMMGIEEEAIRLNQEDKDKMLPVEKEGIKVFSVGNLIPKGTALIWRGPLIHKTIEQFLEDVTWGDLDFLVVDFPPGTGDAQLSMAQLTKVTGGIIVTTPQDVALMDAARAVDFFKKLKIPVFGVIENMSYFVCPHCGEKVDIFSHGGGKKLSIQLSLPFLGEIPIDTDIRIGSDEGKPIVVSKPDSLGAKAFINAAKKIIEEIKTLETL from the coding sequence ATGAAGGAAAGGATCATGGATGAACTGAAAAAGGTTAAATTTCCTGAACATACAAAAGATGTTGTAAGTTTAGGTATAGTAGAGGATGTGGAGATAGGTGAGAATGGAGAAGTTACGGTAAAAGGCTCATTAGGCATAGAAGATGAAATAACCTCACAAAAACTAAGATCAAGTATAACACAGGCATTAGAAAAGATAGAAGGTGTAAGAAAGATCAATGTAAAGATAGGAAAAAAGAATATTGTTCCTCGGATAAAACACATTATCGGCACGACTTCAGGAAAGGGTGGCGTGGGTAAGACCACGGTAAGTGTGAATATAGCTCTGGCGCTGGCTAAATTAGGCCAAAAAGTAGGTATCCTGGATACAGATATTTATGGACCAAATGTACCGAAAATGATGGGTATAGAAGAAGAAGCTATAAGATTAAACCAAGAGGATAAAGATAAAATGTTACCCGTGGAAAAAGAGGGGATTAAGGTGTTCTCCGTTGGCAACCTCATTCCTAAGGGAACGGCACTTATCTGGAGAGGACCATTAATTCATAAGACAATAGAACAATTCCTGGAAGATGTTACCTGGGGAGATTTAGACTTTTTGGTTGTAGATTTTCCTCCGGGGACAGGCGATGCCCAGCTGTCTATGGCACAACTGACCAAGGTAACAGGCGGTATTATTGTTACTACACCGCAGGATGTGGCTTTAATGGATGCTGCAAGGGCAGTAGATTTCTTTAAAAAACTCAAGATTCCTGTATTCGGTGTAATTGAGAACATGAGTTACTTTGTTTGTCCTCACTGTGGTGAAAAAGTGGATATATTCAGTCATGGTGGAGGAAAAAAACTCAGTATTCAGCTTTCCTTGCCATTCTTGGGAGAAATACCTATTGATACAGATATCAGAATAGGTAGCGATGAAGGAAAACCCATTGTGGTTAGCAAACCTGATTCATTGGGAGCTAAAGCCTTTATAAATGCAGCAAAAAAGATTATAGAAGAGATAAAAACCTTAGAAACATTATAA
- the yajC gene encoding preprotein translocase subunit YajC, producing the protein MGSIAGILPFVLIIVIFYLFLILPQQKQRKKHKEFVDSLKRGDKVIVSSGIYGTITKIEENTAHLEIADGVNIKILKNNITSKL; encoded by the coding sequence ATGGGTTCTATAGCCGGTATTCTTCCCTTTGTGTTGATTATTGTAATATTTTATCTCTTTCTTATTCTCCCTCAGCAAAAACAGAGAAAGAAACACAAAGAATTTGTTGATTCATTGAAGAGAGGAGATAAAGTTATTGTCTCCAGCGGTATCTATGGCACAATCACAAAGATAGAAGAAAACACGGCTCATTTAGAAATAGCAGATGGAGTAAATATAAAGATTTTGAAGAACAATATTACATCTAAACTGTAA